One window from the genome of Salvia splendens isolate huo1 chromosome 9, SspV2, whole genome shotgun sequence encodes:
- the LOC121748866 gene encoding heterodimeric geranylgeranyl pyrophosphate synthase small subunit, chloroplastic-like, which translates to MVFSSVIASTPHVCLPKIARPALRRTIRCSAASVSPGFELKTYWTSLIREIDQKLDEAIPVKYPQQIYESMRYSVLAKGAKRAPPVMCVAACEIFGGNRLAAFPTACALEMVHAASLIHDDLPCMDDDPSRRGKPSNHTVFGEDMAILAGDALFPLGFQHIVSHTPTDLVPQSRLLRVIAEIARAVGSTGMAAGQFLDLEGRPNAVDLVQEKKFGEMGQCSAVCGGLLAGASDDEIEHLRKYGRAVGILYEVVDDIREAKQQSGEEDGGKSKGKSYVSVYGVEKAMEVAEDLRSQAKKELDRLEKYGDKVMPLYSFVDYAADRYFGFEELV; encoded by the exons ATGGTTTTCTCTTCCGTAATTGCATCGACTCCCCACGTTTGCTTGCCGAAGATCGCCCGCCCCGCGCTCCGCCGCACGATTCGATGCTCCGCGGCGTCGGTTTCGCCGGGATTTGAACTCAAGACGTATTGGACGTCTCTAATTAGAGAAATCGATCAGAAGCTCGACGAGGCTATTCCGGTGAAGTACCCGCAGCAGATCTATGAATCGATGCGCTATTCGGTTTTGGCGAAGGGCGCTAAGAGAGCGCCGCCGGTTATGTGCGTCGCCGCCTGTGAGATTTTCGGCGGTAATCGCCTCGCCGCCTTCCCCACCGCCTGCGCTCTTGAGATG GTCCACGCTGCTTCACTGATACACGACGACTTGCCATGCATGGATGACGATCCATCAAGAAGAGGCAAGCCCTCCAACCACACAGTATTCGGTGAGGATATGGCAATATTAGCAGGGGATGCATTGTTCCCTCTTGGTTTCCAACATATTGTGTCCCATACCCCCACAGATCTCGTCCCTCAAAGCCGCCTCCTTCGGGTCATTGCTGAGATTGCAAGGGCAGTGGGGTCCACCGGCATGGCTGCAGGTCAGTTTCTCGACCTCGAGGGTAGGCCGAACGCAGTCGATCTAGTGCAAGAGAAGAAGTTTGGCGAAATGGGCCAGTGCTCTGCTGTTTGCGGCGGCCTGCTTGCCGGTGCCTCGGATGACGAGATCGAGCACCTGAGGAAATACGGCCGGGCTGTGGGTATTCTGTACGAGGTGGTGGATGACATCCGGGAAGCGAAACAGCAGTCGGGAGAGGAGGACGGAGGCAAGAGTAAGGGTAAGAGTTATGTGTCTGTGTATGGAGTTGAGAAAGCAATGGAGGTGGCTGAGGATCTGAGATCCCAAGCAAAGAAAGAGTTGGATAGGTTGGAGAAATATGGTGATAAGGTTATGCCTTTATATAGCTTTGTTGATTATGCTGCTGATAGGTATTTTGGGTTTGAAGAATTAGTTTAA
- the LOC121747144 gene encoding acetylserotonin O-methyltransferase-like, whose translation MDAKTIKEKAEVEIWQYVFGFTPMAVVKCAIELEIADAVESHGGAVSLPDLASAVACSSSALGRIMRYLTHRGFFELNESTNQYSNTPLSLLLLKNGAKSIAPFLLMEASPAMLAPWHRLRTHVSLDGGSAFKAVHREDIWEFGSQNLAQSKIFNDGMASHARRAVSEIVEGYGEVFEGIGSLVDVGGGDGTTLRCIVEACPWIRGINFDLPHVVSAAKQGQGVEHVAGDMFKHVPRADAVFIMWVLHDWSDDECVQILTKCREAVPKETGKVIIAEAVIVEGEEDKYSDVKLALDMVMMAHTEKGKERTVEEWDCVIKGAGFSSYTVKHIGSIFSIIVACP comes from the exons ATGGATGCTAAAACAATCAAAGAGAAGGCTGAGGTAGAGATCTGGCAGTATGTATTCGGCTTCACACCAATGGCCGTAGTGAAGTGCGCAATCGAGCTCGAAATCGCCGACGCCGTCGAGAGCCACGGCGGCGCCGTGTCTCTGCCCGACCTCGCCTCCGCCGTCGCCTGCTCGTCCTCCGCCCTCGGCCGCATCATGCGGTACTTGACCCACCGCGGCTTCTTCGAGCTCAACGAATCCACAAATCAATACTCCAACAcccccctctctctcctccTTTTGAAAAACGGAGCGAAAAGCATCGCTCCGTTTCTGCTGATGGAGGCCAGCCCCGCGATGCTGGCCCCGTGGCACAGGCTGCGCACGCACGTGTCCTTGGATGGAGGTTCGGCTTTCAAGGCCGTGCACAGGGAGGATATCTGGGAGTTCGGGTCCCAGAATCTGGCCCAGAGCAAGATTTTCAACGATGGGATGGCGAGCCACGCTAGGCGGGCTGTGTCCGAGATCGTGGAGGGGTATGGCGAGGTGTTTGAAGGGATCGGTTCGTTGGTGGACGTTGGCGGAGGCGACGGCACGACCCTCCGTTGTATTGTGGAGGCGTGCCCGTGGATCCGTGGGATCAACTTCGATCTCCCCCACGTTGTCTCTGCGGCTAAACAGGGACAAGGTGTGGAGCATGTAGCTGGGGATATGTTCAAACATGTCCCTAGGGCTGATGCTGTTTTCATCATG TGGGTGCTGCATGACTGGAGCGACGACGAGTGTGTGCAAATACTGACGAAATGCCGGGAAGCGGTTCCAAAGGAGACGGGGAAGGTGATAATCGCGGAGGCGGTGATCGTGGAGGGAGAAGAAGACAAGTACAGCGACGTTAAGCTGGCGCTGGACATGGTGATGATGGCCCACACTGAGAAAGGGAAGGAGAGGACTGTTGAAGAGTGGGATTGTGTGATCAAAGGGGCTGGTTTCAGTAGCTACACTGTCAAACATATTGGCTCCATTTTCTCTATTATTGTGGCTTGTCCTTGA